TCGCCGTGGTTCTCGGCGCGATCCTCGGCCTGATGATGGCCTTCGACATGGGCGGCCCGCTCAACAAGGTGGCCTACGCCTTCGCCACCACCGGCCTCGCCGCAGCCGCCACGGCCACCGACGCGCCGGAGCTCAAGGTGATGGCGGCGGTCATGCTGGCCGGCATGGTTCCCCCGATCGCCCTCGCGCTGGCGACCGTCGTCCGGCCGCGCCTGTTCACCGTTCCCGAGCGCGAGAACGGCAAGGCCGCGTGGCTGATGGGTGCCTCCTTCATCACCGAGGGAGCCATCCCCTTCGCCGCCGCCGACCCCCTGCGCGTGATCCCGTCGATCATGGCCGGGTCGGCCGTCACGGGTGCCGTGGCGATGTCGCTCGACGTGACCCTCCGCGCCCCCCACGGCGGGATCTTCGTCCTGTTCGCCGTCGGCAACATCATCGGGTTCCTGGTCGCCCTCGTCGCCGGCACGCTCGTCGCGACCGCCGCCGTCGTCGTGCTCAAGCAGGCCAGCCACCGCGACACCGACCTCGTCACCGTCTGACACCCACCACCAGAGAAGAGGAACCCATGCCCTCCAAGTCCGTCGTCGTCGGCTCGGCCGTCGGCCTCCACGCCCGGCCCGCCGCGATCATCGCCGAGAAGGCCGGTGAGCTCGGCTCCGACGTCACCATCAACGGTGTCGACGCGAGCTCGTCGCTGCTGATCATGACCCTGGGCGCCAAGAACGGCGACACCGTGGAGGTGGCCGGCGACGACTCGTCGGCCGTCGACACGATCGCCGACCTCGTCGAGCAGGACCTCGACGCGGAGTGATCAGGCGACGCCGGTGGCCGGGTCCTCGGGCCCGGCCGCGGCGTCACGCAGTGCCAGGTAACCCGCGCGCACCCCGACGGCCCGCTCCAGCTCGTCGAGGACCTCCCGGAAGAACTGGTCGCGGTAGGTCTCGTCGGTGAGCACCGCCACCGCGAAGTAGAGGCCCGAGAAGCCCGCCAGGAAGACCGAGACCTGCACCAGCTCGATCGAGAGCTGGGTCAGGAACGGGACGTTGACCAGGCGCTCCTGCCCCGTCCAGGCCTGCTGGACCTCCGCGGTCATCACGATGCCGCCGAAGAGGAGGAAGAAGCCCAGCACCGCCAGCGACAGCAGCAGCACCTGCGCGATCTGGGTCACGAGCAGCACCAGGATCAGGTTCCACCGCTCGTAGCCCGGCACGTCGCCGTACCGGCGCCAGTCGATGTGGCTCCCCTGCTCGTCGAGCAGCTGTCCGACCGGCTCCTCGATGGGGGTACGCCGGGTGGCGCGCCGGACCAGCTCGAGGTCGATGAAGTCGTCGACCTTGTCGACCTCCTCCGGCAGCCGCACGACCAGGAACAGCACGGCGATGCCGCCGAAGAGCAGCAGCGTCAGCCAGAGCACCGATCCGTCCAGCGTCGAGGACAGCTGCCAGACCTCGGCGTTGATGAAGAGGAAGGTCACGAAGAGCAGCAGCAGCGGCAGCGCCCGGGTGACCATCGGCAGCAGCTGCCGCAGGCTGCTCCGGGTCCGCCGCAGGGCCCATCCGAGGATCGGCCGGGCGCGCAGGGCGGTGATCGCGTAGAAGCCGGCCGCCAGCATCGCGAAGAGGGTCAGCGTGGCCGGCGCGAACGACGCCCGGCCGGTCACCCAGGTCAGCGCCACCGCCGAGCCCACCGCGATCAGCGCGACCAGGACCATGACCGGGACGGTCTTGCGCGGACGCAGCGCCGCCCGGGCCCGCGCGCGCTCCTCGGGGACGAAGTAGGGCAGGCCGTTGCGGATGAACCACGGCTCGATCTCGCGCTCGTGGGTTCGGCGGGCCATCAGGACCCCAGGACGAGGCGCGTGCGACGTACGTCGTCGGCCATCGTCTCCAGCAGCGGCTCGGCCCCGTCGAAGCGCACCATCCCCCGCAGCCGGTCGACGAAGGTGACCTCGACCTCCACCCCGTAGAGCTCCAGGTCGTCCCGGTCGAGCGCGTAGGCCTCCACCCGTCGCGCGCGCTCTCCCGCGAACGTCGGGTTGGTCCCCACGCTGATGGCAGCGGGGTAGCGCTCCGCGGTGTCGAGCCGGGTGAGCCACCCGGCGTAGACGCCGTCGGAGGGGGCGGCCATGCCCTCGGCGATCGGGACGTTCGCCGTCGGGTAGCCGAGCTCGCGGCCGCGCCGGTCGCCGACGACGACCTCGCCCCGGACGGTGAACGGACGTCCCAGGGCCTCGGCCGCCCCGGCGACGTCGCCGGCCGCCAGGCAGGTGCGGACGTAGGTGGAGGACCAGACCTGCGGGCCGCCGTCCAGGGCGATGCCCTCGGCGGTGAAGCCCCGCGAGCGGCCGACCTCCCGGAGCAGGGCGACGTCCCCCGCGGCGCGGCTGCCGAAGCGGAAGTTGGCCCCCACCACGACCGTTGCGGCGTGGAGCGCCTCGACCAGGACCCGGTCGATGAACTGCTCGGGCGACCAGCCGGCCATCTCCCGGGAGAAGGGCAGGGCGAGCACGTGGTCGACCCCTGCCTCGGCGAGCAGCGCCGCGCGGGTGTCGATGGCGGTCAGGATCGAGGGAGCGTGCTCGGGCCTCAGCACGGCCATGGGATGGGGGTCGAAGGTGACGGCGACCAGGGGTCGCTCGCTCGTCTCGGCCGACCCACGGGCGCGGGCGATGACCGCCCGGTGCCCCCGGTGCACGCCGTCGAAGTTCCCGATCACGACCGTGGTGGCGCCGAGGGACGCCGGGACGTCGTCGAGTGAGCGCCAGACCTGCACGGGCTGCACCCTATCGACGTCGCGGGCACCCGGCTCAGCCGGTGAAGACCGCGACGGCACGGGCGACGTCCCCCTCCTGTGCGTAGAGCGCCAGGAAGGCCCCGTCGGGTGCGAACACCGCGACCGGACCCGCGGCGGGGAGCGCGGCGCGGAGCCGTCGACCGTGCCGGACGTCGGCGGCCTGCACATCGTCGAGGTCGTACGCCGGGAACGCGACCCGGGCCGCGTCCTCGATCGGGATGAGCCCGAACGCCTCCGCGTGCTCCTCGAGGGTCCGCGCGTGCGTCAGGTCGAACGGACCCACCGCCGTGCGCCGCAGTGCGGTCAGGTGGCCCCCCACGCCCAGCGCCACCCCGACGTCTCGGGCGATCGCCCGGATGTAGGTGCCGCTGGAGCACCGCACCGAGACGTCGACCTCCCCGTCGCGCACGTCGCGGACGACCAGCTCGTGGACCGTCACCCGTCGCGGGGCGAGCTCGACCTCCTCGCCCTCACGCACCCGCTGGTAGGCGCGTCGTCCGTCGACCTTGACCGCCGAGACCGACGACGGCACCTGGTCGAGCTCTCCGACCT
The genomic region above belongs to Nocardioides coralli and contains:
- the truB gene encoding tRNA pseudouridine(55) synthase TruB produces the protein MTDAPGLVVVDKAGGMTSHDVVSRVRRLAGTRKVGHAGTLDPMATGVLVLGVNRATRLLGHLLLTDKRYDATVRLGVTTTTDDADGEVVVTAPVDHLDESAVRAAFADQVGELDQVPSSVSAVKVDGRRAYQRVREGEEVELAPRRVTVHELVVRDVRDGEVDVSVRCSSGTYIRAIARDVGVALGVGGHLTALRRTAVGPFDLTHARTLEEHAEAFGLIPIEDAARVAFPAYDLDDVQAADVRHGRRLRAALPAAGPVAVFAPDGAFLALYAQEGDVARAVAVFTG
- a CDS encoding bifunctional riboflavin kinase/FAD synthetase, with product MQVWRSLDDVPASLGATTVVIGNFDGVHRGHRAVIARARGSAETSERPLVAVTFDPHPMAVLRPEHAPSILTAIDTRAALLAEAGVDHVLALPFSREMAGWSPEQFIDRVLVEALHAATVVVGANFRFGSRAAGDVALLREVGRSRGFTAEGIALDGGPQVWSSTYVRTCLAAGDVAGAAEALGRPFTVRGEVVVGDRRGRELGYPTANVPIAEGMAAPSDGVYAGWLTRLDTAERYPAAISVGTNPTFAGERARRVEAYALDRDDLELYGVEVEVTFVDRLRGMVRFDGAEPLLETMADDVRRTRLVLGS
- a CDS encoding HPr family phosphocarrier protein, giving the protein MPSKSVVVGSAVGLHARPAAIIAEKAGELGSDVTINGVDASSSLLIMTLGAKNGDTVEVAGDDSSAVDTIADLVEQDLDAE